In a genomic window of Chloroflexota bacterium:
- a CDS encoding aminotransferase class I/II-fold pyridoxal phosphate-dependent enzyme — MKKCTARRLDKVPPSGIRKFFDLISSMEGVISMGVGEPDFATPWHITEAAIRSLEQGFTMYTSNAGMLELRRELSAYLKRTYNLDYDPDTELLITSGVSEGLDLAVRAIIDPGNEVIMPDPAYVAYPACVLFADGVPVQVPTYCENEFRLPASDVEAAITPRTKAILIGYPSNPTGAVMEMERLAEIADVARRRKLLVISDEIYNLLVYDMEPTSFACLPGMKDYTIMLGGFSKAYAMTGWRIGYAAASHEIIAAMTKIHQYTALCAPTMGQIAAIEALRSGEPEAKRMIEEYDRRRHVIVKGLNNMGLDCFEPRGAFYAFPSIRSTGMSSEEFAESLLMEEKVAVVPGTAFGKCGEGHIRCCYATSMSNIGEALNRMARFVHKHRPV, encoded by the coding sequence ATGAAAAAGTGCACGGCAAGACGTCTGGATAAGGTACCACCTTCAGGTATCAGGAAGTTCTTCGATCTCATCTCCTCCATGGAGGGGGTTATCTCCATGGGGGTGGGCGAACCCGATTTTGCCACCCCGTGGCATATCACCGAGGCAGCCATCCGATCTCTGGAGCAAGGCTTCACCATGTACACCTCCAATGCGGGGATGCTGGAACTGCGCCGGGAACTGTCTGCCTATCTCAAGAGGACCTACAATCTGGACTACGATCCCGATACCGAGCTCCTCATCACCAGCGGTGTCAGCGAGGGACTCGACCTGGCAGTGCGGGCCATCATCGACCCTGGAAACGAAGTGATCATGCCCGATCCGGCCTACGTGGCCTATCCGGCATGTGTCCTTTTTGCCGACGGCGTGCCCGTCCAGGTTCCCACCTACTGTGAAAATGAATTCAGGCTGCCGGCCTCCGATGTCGAAGCTGCCATCACGCCCAGAACCAAAGCCATTCTCATTGGCTACCCGTCCAATCCCACCGGGGCGGTAATGGAAATGGAAAGACTGGCCGAGATTGCCGATGTAGCCAGGCGGCGCAAACTGCTGGTCATCTCCGACGAGATCTACAACCTGCTGGTCTACGACATGGAGCCTACCAGCTTTGCCTGCCTGCCCGGTATGAAGGACTACACCATTATGCTGGGAGGCTTTTCCAAAGCCTACGCCATGACAGGGTGGCGTATCGGATACGCAGCCGCCAGTCACGAGATCATCGCTGCTATGACCAAGATTCATCAATACACGGCGCTATGCGCTCCCACCATGGGGCAGATAGCCGCCATCGAAGCCCTCAGGTCAGGGGAGCCGGAAGCAAAGCGGATGATAGAAGAATACGACCGCCGCCGCCACGTCATTGTCAAGGGACTCAACAATATGGGGCTGGACTGCTTTGAGCCCAGGGGGGCTTTCTACGCCTTCCCCTCGATCAGAAGCACCGGCATGTCTTCAGAGGAGTTTGCGGAGAGCCTGCTCATGGAAGAGAAGGTAGCTGTGGTCCCCGGCACAGCGTTCGGCAAATGCGGGGAAGGGCATATCCGTTGCTGCTATGCTACCTCAATGAGCAATATTGGGGAGGCACTGAACAGAATGGCCAGGTTTGTCCACAAGCACCGCCCTGTGTAG
- a CDS encoding Lrp/AsnC family transcriptional regulator, with protein MSGRLETRPKGDGMRKILEILENDARATPKQIATMTGISVAEVKNIIKKAERKRVIVKYKTMINWEKVGHDEKVWAMIEVKMQPQKDVGFDAVAERIYRFPQVRTLYLVSGTYDLAVFVVGKTMQEVASFVSQKLAPLDGVHGTVTHFLLKRYKEDGEILDAGGEDRRLPLTI; from the coding sequence ATGAGTGGTCGGTTGGAGACGCGGCCGAAAGGAGATGGGATGAGGAAGATTCTGGAGATTCTGGAAAATGATGCCAGGGCAACACCGAAACAGATTGCCACCATGACCGGCATATCAGTGGCTGAGGTGAAGAACATCATCAAGAAGGCCGAGAGGAAACGCGTCATTGTCAAGTACAAGACCATGATTAACTGGGAGAAGGTAGGCCATGATGAGAAGGTATGGGCCATGATCGAGGTAAAAATGCAGCCCCAGAAGGACGTGGGATTTGATGCTGTGGCCGAACGCATCTACCGCTTCCCTCAGGTTCGCACGCTCTATCTGGTCTCCGGCACCTACGACCTGGCGGTCTTTGTGGTCGGCAAGACTATGCAGGAAGTCGCCTCCTTCGTCTCTCAGAAGCTGGCTCCTCTGGATGGTGTCCATGGAACAGTGACCCATTTCCTGCTCAAGCGCTACAAGGAGGACGGCGAAATCCTGGATGCCGGAGGGGAGGACAGGCGGTTGCCGCTGACCATATGA